In Aerococcus loyolae, a genomic segment contains:
- the pdhA gene encoding pyruvate dehydrogenase (acetyl-transferring) E1 component subunit alpha, translating to MAKQPVDYQAQLAGIDEQFQMVRILDEEGKVVNPDIMPDLTDDQLVEIMKRMVFSRTLHERSMALARQGRLGFYAPTYGQEASQMASSYAFEQDDWLFPGYRDIPQLVAKGLPVDKAFHWSRGHVEGNDYPEDFHAMPPQIIIGAQLIQGMGNAVGQKLNGSKNVTYTYTGDGGSSQGDSYEAWNYAGRYKAPIVFFIQNNGFAISTPRQKQSAAKSLAQKAVAAGMPGVQVDGNDALAVYAVAKQAREWAAAGNGPVLIETITNRLGAHSTSGDDPKIYRTDEDIQSWTSREPLIRFRAYLEEKGLWDEQTESDYVESVKEEVQAAIKKAEAAPKQKVSDFLKNMFEEPGQNIKEQIEKYEAKESE from the coding sequence ATGGCAAAACAACCAGTAGATTATCAAGCACAACTTGCTGGTATTGACGAACAGTTCCAAATGGTTCGTATACTAGACGAGGAAGGGAAAGTCGTTAACCCTGACATTATGCCAGATTTAACTGACGACCAACTTGTAGAAATAATGAAACGGATGGTCTTTTCAAGAACCTTACATGAACGCTCAATGGCATTAGCTCGCCAAGGACGTTTAGGTTTCTATGCGCCAACTTATGGACAAGAAGCTTCACAAATGGCTAGCTCTTATGCCTTTGAACAAGATGACTGGCTATTCCCAGGTTACCGTGACATTCCACAATTAGTGGCTAAGGGATTACCAGTAGATAAGGCCTTCCATTGGTCTCGTGGACACGTCGAAGGAAATGATTATCCAGAAGACTTCCATGCAATGCCTCCACAAATTATTATTGGGGCCCAACTTATCCAAGGTATGGGTAATGCTGTTGGTCAAAAATTAAATGGTTCTAAGAATGTCACTTACACCTACACTGGTGACGGTGGTTCAAGTCAAGGGGACTCATATGAAGCTTGGAACTATGCTGGTCGCTATAAAGCACCAATTGTTTTCTTCATTCAAAACAATGGTTTTGCGATTTCCACCCCACGTCAAAAACAATCAGCGGCTAAATCCTTAGCACAAAAAGCCGTTGCAGCTGGTATGCCAGGTGTTCAAGTGGATGGTAACGATGCCTTAGCAGTTTATGCGGTGGCTAAACAAGCACGTGAATGGGCTGCAGCAGGTAACGGACCAGTCTTAATTGAAACCATTACCAACCGCCTCGGCGCTCACTCCACTTCCGGTGACGATCCTAAGATTTATCGTACCGATGAAGATATTCAAAGCTGGACCAGTCGTGAACCACTTATTCGTTTCCGTGCATACCTAGAAGAAAAAGGTCTCTGGGACGAACAAACTGAAAGCGACTATGTCGAAAGCGTTAAAGAAGAAGTTCAAGCAGCCATCAAGAAAGCTGAAGCTGCACCTAAACAAAAAGTTTCTGACTTCTTGAAGAACATGTTTGAAGAACCAGGGCAAAACATTAAAGAACAAATTGAAAAATATGAAGCGAAGGAGAGTGAATAA
- a CDS encoding alpha-ketoacid dehydrogenase subunit beta, with translation MAKRTGKTMVEAITATLDQEMARDDKILLFGEDVGKNGGVFRASKGLYDKYGEDRVSDTPLSESGIGGMAIGLCLQGFRPIMEIQFFAFVFEVMDSLAGQMSRYRFRYGATRNFPITVRSPFGGGVHTPEMHADSVEGLFVQTPGMKVVVPSSPYEAKGLLASAIRDNDPVLFLEHMKLYRSFREEVPEEEYTIPLGVANVAREGSDVTVIAYGYMVREALKAAEELEKENISAEVIDLRTISPVDYETIGKSVEKTGRVVMVQEAQREAGAGNNVIAEISQRFILSLESPIEFVSAPDTVYPFGLAENDWLPNADDIKEAVKNTVNF, from the coding sequence ATGGCCAAGAGAACTGGAAAAACAATGGTAGAAGCCATCACTGCAACGTTAGACCAAGAAATGGCTCGTGACGATAAAATTTTACTTTTCGGTGAAGACGTAGGTAAAAACGGTGGTGTGTTCCGTGCTTCTAAAGGTTTATATGATAAATATGGTGAAGACCGTGTAAGTGATACGCCTCTATCTGAATCTGGTATTGGTGGTATGGCAATCGGACTTTGTCTCCAAGGTTTCCGTCCTATCATGGAAATCCAATTCTTCGCTTTCGTATTTGAAGTAATGGACTCCTTAGCAGGACAAATGTCACGTTACCGCTTCCGTTATGGGGCAACCCGTAACTTCCCAATTACCGTGCGTTCACCATTTGGTGGTGGGGTTCACACACCTGAAATGCACGCGGACTCAGTAGAAGGTCTCTTTGTCCAAACCCCAGGGATGAAAGTGGTTGTCCCATCAAGTCCTTATGAAGCTAAAGGTTTACTTGCTTCAGCAATTCGTGACAATGACCCAGTCTTATTCCTTGAACACATGAAGTTATACCGTTCATTCCGTGAAGAAGTTCCTGAAGAAGAATACACCATTCCTCTAGGTGTAGCCAATGTGGCTCGTGAAGGCTCTGACGTTACTGTGATCGCTTATGGTTACATGGTGCGTGAAGCACTTAAGGCTGCGGAAGAATTAGAAAAAGAAAATATTTCTGCTGAAGTCATTGACTTACGGACGATTTCACCAGTTGACTATGAAACCATTGGTAAATCTGTTGAAAAAACCGGCCGTGTTGTCATGGTCCAAGAAGCTCAACGTGAAGCTGGTGCAGGTAACAATGTGATCGCTGAAATTTCTCAACGTTTCATTCTTTCTCTAGAATCACCAATTGAATTCGTATCAGCTCCTGATACAGTTTACCCATTTGGTTTAGCAGAAAATGACTGGTTGCCAAATGCTGATGACATCAAAGAAGCAGTTAAGAACACAGTTAATTTCTAG
- the def gene encoding peptide deformylase, which yields MYLMDDITRDGNPVLHREADTITFPLNEAQKQAAHDMMEYLYNSQDEEKGPELGLRAGVGLAAPQVGIGEKMIALLVPNIEDPDSDEEIILEGVMVNPKIISHSVEKVCLREGEGCLSVDDDVSGYVPRYARITITYDDLEGNHFKKRFKGYPAIVLQHEIDHLDGHLYYERINKNDPYSLGEHTYLLGDEF from the coding sequence ATGTACTTAATGGATGACATAACCCGTGATGGCAATCCGGTTTTACACCGTGAAGCAGATACCATCACTTTTCCCTTAAATGAAGCGCAAAAACAAGCGGCTCACGATATGATGGAATATCTGTATAATAGTCAAGATGAAGAAAAGGGCCCTGAACTTGGTCTCCGCGCCGGTGTTGGTCTCGCCGCCCCTCAAGTAGGCATTGGCGAAAAGATGATCGCCCTTTTGGTTCCTAATATCGAAGATCCTGATTCCGATGAAGAGATTATTTTAGAAGGGGTTATGGTCAATCCAAAGATCATTAGTCATTCCGTAGAAAAAGTTTGCCTCAGAGAGGGCGAAGGCTGCCTCTCAGTCGATGATGATGTGTCCGGCTATGTGCCCCGCTACGCTCGCATCACCATCACTTACGATGACCTCGAAGGCAATCATTTTAAGAAACGTTTCAAGGGCTATCCTGCCATCGTCTTGCAACATGAAATCGACCACCTTGATGGTCACCTCTACTACGAGCGAATTAATAAAAACGATCCATATTCCTTGGGCGAACATACCTATCTATTAGGTGACGAGTTTTAA